One region of Glycine max cultivar Williams 82 chromosome 9, Glycine_max_v4.0, whole genome shotgun sequence genomic DNA includes:
- the LOC100805692 gene encoding serine/threonine-protein kinase-like protein At3g51990, translating to MGYLYLSCRAESAVSTSNSVSSSKENEKSSSIKIQEFQYSDLEAATNGFSDRKLLGKGSHGYVYKAVVRGRPVAVKRPSRPHHNVPRPVSSSAPSEITNEVDNEIDILSKIQSPRLVNLVGFTNNDSRDRLLVVEFMSNGTLYDVLHTSPRPPNWGRRIRLALQTAKAIDTLHSSTPPVIHRDIKSANVLIDRSYNARLGDFGLALRGHVDDYRLRSTPPAGTMGYLDPCYVTPDNLSTKTDVFSFGILLLEIISGRKAIDITYSPPSIVDWAIPLIKKGKLLAVYDPRIAPPKDPIVRKQLAVIAAKCVRSCRERRPSMKEVVTWLCGLCKLVPLHSWNGFNNPCMMVETAGRPVEAAAARNNGQFSSRLEGVEEGKFDALDGRLSKSAMRYSRRVYSDLGFSRNLMDLMATTEEPEFLRDADGTEHSSKSAEQVSGSSSRFGSGRYSIRGRNLYRPCGSDKDAFGLSKGQILGQSETT from the coding sequence ATGGGATACCTCTACCTTTCTTGCAGAGCTGAATCCGCTGTCTCAACCTCCAATTCGGTGTCCTCTTCCAAAGAGAATGAGAAAAGCAGCAGCATCAAGATCCAAGAGTTTCAGTACAGTGACCTCGAAGCTGCCACCAATGGCTTCTCCGACCGCAAGCTCCTCGGCAAAGGGAGCCACGGCTACGTCTACAAAGCCGTCGTCCGCGGCCGTCCCGTGGCGGTGAAGCGTCCATCGCGGCCACACCATAATGTTCCCCGACCGGTCTCTTCTTCCGCACCCTCCGAGATCACAAACGAGGTCGACAACGAGATCGACATCTTGTCCAAAATCCAGAGCCCGAGGTTGGTCAATCTGGTCGGTTTCACCAATAATGATTCAAGAGACAGGCTTTTGGTGGTTGAGTTCATGAGCAATGGCACCCTCTACGATGTTCTTCATACCTCTCCAAGGCCTCCCAATTGGGGTAGGAGGATTCGTTTGGCTTTGCAAACCGCAAAAGCCATTGACACTCTTCACTCCTCAACCCCTCCCGTGATTCACCGTGACATCAAATCTGCCAATGTTCTCATCGACCGCAGCTACAATGCAAGGTTAGGTGATTTTGGTTTGGCCTTAAGAGGCCATGTTGATGATTACAGACTCAGGTCCACTCCTCCTGCTGGCACCATGGGATATCTTGATCCTTGTTATGTCACTCCTGATAATTTAAGCACCAAAACTGATGTTTTTAGTTTTGGGATATTGCTGTTGGAGATTATAAGTGGAAGGAAGGCCATTGATATCACTTATTCACCTCCTTCTATTGTGGATTGGGCTATTCCTCTTATTAAGAAGGGGAAGTTGTTGGCTGTTTATGATCCTAGAATAGCACCCCCCAAGGATCCGATTGTGAGGAAGCAGTTAGCTGTGATTGCTGCCAAGTGTGTGAGGTCTTGCAGGGAGAGAAGGCCTTCTATGAAGGAGGTTGTTACTTGGCTTTGTGGGTTGTGTAAATTGGTGCCTCTTCATTCGTGGAATGGTTTTAACAATCCTTGCATGATGGTTGAGACTGCGGGGCGCCCGGTCGAAGCAGCGGCGGCAAGGAATAATGGTCAATTCAGTTCTAGGCTGGAAGGTGTGGAGGAAGGAAAGTTTGATGCTTTGGATGGCAGGTTGTCAAAGTCTGCAATGAGGTATTCTAGGAGGGTGTATTCTGATTTGGGGTTCAGCCGCAACTTGATGGACTTGATGGCTACCACTGAGGAGCCTGAATTTCTTAGAGATGCTGATGGGACGGAACATAGTTCTAAATCAGCTGAACAAGTTTCTGGTAGCTCCAGCAGGTTTGGAAGTGGAAGATATTCCATAAGAGGGAGGAATCTGTACCGGCCTTGTGGGAGTGACAAGGATGCATTTGGCTTGAGTAAAGGCCAGATTTTAGGTCAGAGTGAGACTACT
- the LOC100802865 gene encoding putative pheophytinase isoform X1: MEILSYGSGPCSQAVDSKWKLVDKCLNSRQSRFPSVGNGGVYYTNTISRSGSVRFHDTNKELQRDFGSLSALEGSKRTNCKAYSESCDGYVIGGEEDVADIAGVEEPATNKVVIPGLPDGSNGAPISSCFWEWKPKLNVYYEKAGCENVDSPHVLFLPGFGVGSFHYEKQLRDLGRDTRVWALDFLGQGLSLPFEDPAPHYNKEGVTSDGNASSWGFGDETEPWATKLVYSIDLWQDQVRYFIEEVIGEPVYIVGNSLGGYVALYSAARNPHLVKGVTLLNATPFWGFLPNPIKSPGLAKFFPWAGTFPLPTNVKRLTELVWEKISDPASIAEVLNQVYAENSTNVDSVFSRIIETTRHPAAAAAFASIMFAPRAELSFSEALSGCRKSNVPICLMYGKEDPWVRPLWGHQVKRQVPEASYYQISPAGHCPHDEVPEKSRV, encoded by the exons ATGGAAATCCTCTCATATGGATCTGGACCATGCAGTCAAGCAGTGGATTCGAAGTGGAAATTGGTTGACAAATGCTTGAATTCACGTCAATCAAGGTTTCCCAGTGTTGGAAATGGTGGAGTTTATTATACCAATACCATTTCTAGAAGCGGGTCAGTGAGATTTCATGATACTAATAAGGAGCTTCAAAGAGATTTTGGGTCTCTGAGTGCTCTTGAAGGGTCCAAAAGAACCAATTGCAAGGCCTATAGTGAAAGTTGCGATGGCTATGTGATTGGTGGTGAAGAGGATGTAGCAGATATTGCAGGGGTAGAAGAACCTGCTACTAACAAAGTTGTCATTCCAGGTCTGCCAGATGGGTCAAATGGTGCTCCAATAAGTAGTTGCTTTTGGGAATGGAAGCCTAAGCTTAACGTGTACTATGAGAAGGCAGGGTGTGAGAACGTGGATTCCCCACATGTTCTCTTTCTTCCTGGTTTTGGTGTTGGCTCTTTCCATTATGAGAAGCAACTGAGAGATTTGGGGCGTGACACTAGAGTATGGGCACTGGATTTCCTAGGCCAGGGATTGTCCTTGCCTTTTGAAGATCCGGCTCCTCACTACAATAAGGAAGGGGTTACATCAGATGGAAATGCTTCTTCATGGGGCTTCGGAGATGAAACGGAACCATGGGCCACTAAGCTTGTATACTCTATTGATTTATGGCAAGATCAAGTTCGGTACTTCATAGAAGAG GTCATTGGTGAACCAGTCTACATTGTGGGCAACTCATTGGGAGGATATGTTGCATTGTATTCTGCGGCACGTAACCCTCATTTAGTGAAAGGTGTCACACTGCTTAATGCAACTCCTTTTTGGGGGTTTCTTCCTAATCCAATTAAGAGTCCTGGTCTAGCAAAATTTTTTCCATGGGCTGGAACATTTCCACTACCTACTAATGTAAAGAGACTAACAGAGTTGGT GTGGGAGAAAATTAGTGATCCTGCAAGTATTGCTGAGGTACTTAATCAGGTTTATGCAGAGAATTCAACAAATGTAGATAGTGTATTTTCACGCATAATTGAAACCACAAGGCATcctgcagcagcagcagcatttGCTTCAATTATGTTTGCTCCCCGGGCCGAATTATCTTTCAGTGAAGCGTTATCAGG ATGTCGAAAAAGCAATGTGCCAATTTGCCTAATGTATGGAAAAGAAGATCCCTGGGTAAGGCCACTTTGGGGACACCAGGTTAAAAGGCAGGTGCCTGAAGCTTCATATTATCAAATTAGCCCTGCTGGTCACTGTCCTCATGATGAAGTCCCTGAG AAATCTAGAGTCTGA
- the LOC100805152 gene encoding structure-specific endonuclease subunit slx1 isoform X2, protein MMGTLSTQFRSIKRPNSNPKLSKSSSPTKSEIKFNAKPKPKSESESESWSVYLILSTNHPIKTYVGITNNFPRRLKQHNGELKGGAKASRAGRPWICACIICGFTDRSEASVFESKWKTFSRRAPRKNQNDNLSKQSEDSSLPLLRHRQAALNRVKGSLDCAHLEIIWHLDPL, encoded by the exons ATGATGGGAACGCTATCTACGCAATTTCGTTCCATCAAACGCCCAAATTCAAACCCTAAACTATCCAAATCGTCATCTCctacaaaatcagaaattaaattcaacgctaaaccaaaaccaaaatcagAGTCAGAGTCAGAGTCATGGTCTGTTTATCTCATCCTCTCCACCAACCATCCTATCAAAACCTACGTTGGAATTACAAACAATTTCCCTCGCcg TTTGAAGCAGCATAACGGTGAACTTAAAGGTGGTGCAAAGGCATCCCGTGCTGGAAGACCTTGGATTTGTGCATGCATAATTTGTGGTTTTACAGACCGAAGTGAAG CTAGTGTATTTGAATCAAAATGGAAAACTTTCTCAAGGAGAGCTCCCCGCAAAAATCAAAATGACAATCTCTCCAAGCAAAGTGAAGATTCATCATTACCACTGCTGCGACACAGACAAGCGGCTCTGAATAGAGTGAAAGGTTCACTCGACTGCGCTCACTTAGAAATTATTTGGCATTTGGATCCATTGTGA
- the LOC100803390 gene encoding acyl-CoA--sterol O-acyltransferase 1, giving the protein MEGDMMNLIKVCPSVVISLCYCYWIRKLVPPGIKRLVFLLPIICLYIFIPLSFSSVHLTGTIGFFLAWLANFKLLLFAFDMGPLSSHPLISLPRFVAVACFPIKIQQNQPRQNGKTPHPNPSSMIRYAIEGLALGVLLKIYDYSDRIHPKAIMCMYCFHIYFLLEIILAMVAAMARSMMGLELEPQFNDPLSSTSLQDFWGRRWNLMVTSILRPTVYDPTLKAAVNVVGPKWAPLPAVFGTFVVSGLMHELILFYMGRLQPTFWMTWFFVLHGIFLTVEIAFKRALTARCRLPRFVSGPLTVGFVLATGISLFLPEFIRCQIDVKAFQEYAELGQLLNNLTCGIFHNSNL; this is encoded by the coding sequence ATGGAAGGTGACATGATGAATCTGATCAAGGTGTGCCCCTCAGTTGTCATATCTTTATGCTACTGTTATTGGATCCGCAAATTGGTCCCTCCAGGAATAAAAAGACTTGTGTTTCTTCTTCCCATCATATGCTTGTACATTTTCATTCCTCTCAGCTTTTCTTCTGTACACTTGACTGGCACCATAGGTTTCTTCCTCGCCTGGCTAGCAAACTTCAAACTCTTACTCTTTGCTTTCGATATGGGACCTTTGTCCTCTCACCCATTAATCTCTCTTCCACGTTTTGTTGCTGTTGCGTGCTTCCCTATCAAGATCCAACAAAATCAACCTCGTCAAAATGGTAAAACCCCACATCCAAATCCATCTTCAATGATACGGTATGCCATAGAGGGTCTTGCTTTGGGCGTTTTGCTGAAAATCTATGACTACAGTGATCGTATTCATCCGAAAGCGATAATGTGTATGTACTGTTTCCACATCTACTTTTTGTTGGAAATAATCTTAGCCATGGTTGCAGCCATGGCTCGAAGCATGATGGGGTTGGAGCTGGAGCCACAGTTCAATGATCCACTGAGCTCAACCTCACTGCAAGACTTCTGGGGGAGAAGATGGAACCTCATGGTCACCAGCATCCTGCGACCAACGGTGTACGATCCCACATTGAAAGCTGCAGTGAATGTCGTGGGTCCCAAGTGGGCCCCACTACCAGCGGTGTTTGGAACCTTTGTGGTTTCTGGTTTGATGCATGAGTTGATACTGTTCTACATGGGGAGGTTGCAGCCCACCTTCTGGATGACGTGGTTCTTTGTCCTACATGGGATCTTCCTGACGGTGGAGATTGCGTTCAAGAGGGCCCTCACAGCCAGGTGCCGGTTGCCGAGGTTTGTGTCGGGGCCATTGACCGTCGGATTTGTCTTAGCCACCGGCATTAGCCTGTTCCTGCCGGAGTTCATACGGTGTCAGATTGATGTTAAGGCGTTTCAGGAATACGCTGAGTTAGGGCAGCTTCTAAACAATCTCACTTGCGGCATCTTTCATAATAGTAATCTTTAG
- the LOC100802865 gene encoding putative pheophytinase, with the protein MEILSYGSGPCSQAVDSKWKLVDKCLNSRQSRFPSVGNGGVYYTNTISRSGSVRFHDTNKELQRDFGSLSALEGSKRTNCKAYSESCDGYVIGGEEDVADIAGVEEPATNKVVIPGLPDGSNGAPISSCFWEWKPKLNVYYEKAGCENVDSPHVLFLPGFGVGSFHYEKQLRDLGRDTRVWALDFLGQGLSLPFEDPAPHYNKEGVTSDGNASSWGFGDETEPWATKLVYSIDLWQDQVRYFIEEVIGEPVYIVGNSLGGYVALYSAARNPHLVKGVTLLNATPFWGFLPNPIKSPGLAKFFPWAGTFPLPTNVKRLTELVWEKISDPASIAEVLNQVYAENSTNVDSVFSRIIETTRHPAAAAAFASIMFAPRAELSFSEALSGCRKSNVPICLMYGKEDPWVRPLWGHQVKRQVPEASYYQISPAGHCPHDEVPEVINFLLRGWIRNLESEGSISLPLLEGLDSLKQANARELEFIREGSTKSVMVRFYESTFSLWDRIRSYINHRSKLRNSATKSQ; encoded by the exons ATGGAAATCCTCTCATATGGATCTGGACCATGCAGTCAAGCAGTGGATTCGAAGTGGAAATTGGTTGACAAATGCTTGAATTCACGTCAATCAAGGTTTCCCAGTGTTGGAAATGGTGGAGTTTATTATACCAATACCATTTCTAGAAGCGGGTCAGTGAGATTTCATGATACTAATAAGGAGCTTCAAAGAGATTTTGGGTCTCTGAGTGCTCTTGAAGGGTCCAAAAGAACCAATTGCAAGGCCTATAGTGAAAGTTGCGATGGCTATGTGATTGGTGGTGAAGAGGATGTAGCAGATATTGCAGGGGTAGAAGAACCTGCTACTAACAAAGTTGTCATTCCAGGTCTGCCAGATGGGTCAAATGGTGCTCCAATAAGTAGTTGCTTTTGGGAATGGAAGCCTAAGCTTAACGTGTACTATGAGAAGGCAGGGTGTGAGAACGTGGATTCCCCACATGTTCTCTTTCTTCCTGGTTTTGGTGTTGGCTCTTTCCATTATGAGAAGCAACTGAGAGATTTGGGGCGTGACACTAGAGTATGGGCACTGGATTTCCTAGGCCAGGGATTGTCCTTGCCTTTTGAAGATCCGGCTCCTCACTACAATAAGGAAGGGGTTACATCAGATGGAAATGCTTCTTCATGGGGCTTCGGAGATGAAACGGAACCATGGGCCACTAAGCTTGTATACTCTATTGATTTATGGCAAGATCAAGTTCGGTACTTCATAGAAGAG GTCATTGGTGAACCAGTCTACATTGTGGGCAACTCATTGGGAGGATATGTTGCATTGTATTCTGCGGCACGTAACCCTCATTTAGTGAAAGGTGTCACACTGCTTAATGCAACTCCTTTTTGGGGGTTTCTTCCTAATCCAATTAAGAGTCCTGGTCTAGCAAAATTTTTTCCATGGGCTGGAACATTTCCACTACCTACTAATGTAAAGAGACTAACAGAGTTGGT GTGGGAGAAAATTAGTGATCCTGCAAGTATTGCTGAGGTACTTAATCAGGTTTATGCAGAGAATTCAACAAATGTAGATAGTGTATTTTCACGCATAATTGAAACCACAAGGCATcctgcagcagcagcagcatttGCTTCAATTATGTTTGCTCCCCGGGCCGAATTATCTTTCAGTGAAGCGTTATCAGG ATGTCGAAAAAGCAATGTGCCAATTTGCCTAATGTATGGAAAAGAAGATCCCTGGGTAAGGCCACTTTGGGGACACCAGGTTAAAAGGCAGGTGCCTGAAGCTTCATATTATCAAATTAGCCCTGCTGGTCACTGTCCTCATGATGAAGTCCCTGAG GTCATAAATTTCTTGCTACGTGGGTGGATCAGAAATCTAGAGTCTGAGGGTTCTATCTCATTGCCACTGCTTGAGGGCCTAGACAGTCTGAAACAAGCTAATGCCAGGGAGTTAGAATTTATCAGAGAAGGTTCAACAAAATCAGTGATGGTCAGATTTTACGAATCCACATTCTCCCTTTGGGACAGGATAAGATCTTACATCAACCATCGATCTAAGTTGAGAAATTCGGCAACCAAATCTCAATGA
- the LOC100802339 gene encoding equilibrative nucleotide transporter 1, producing MAFTESSLLLPSVSGTNKNKNKVPEDKWYLAYIVYFTLGLGYLLPWNAFITAVDYFSFLYPDASVDRIFAVVYMIVGLVGISLIILYSHKSDAYVRINVGLALFVVSLLVVPLLDAFYIKGRVGFYSGFYVTAGAVGLSGVADALVQGSIVGSAGELPDRYMQAVIAGTAASGVLVSALRIFTKAVYPQDASGLQKSANLYFSVSIVIVFLCMVFYNMVHKLPVMKYYKELKVEAVTANEDNGPLTGPVWRSTVWNIVRRIRWYGFGIVLIYVVTLAIFPGYITEDVHSQILKDWYPILLIAGYNVFDLVGKCLTAVYLLQNAKVAIGGCIARLLFFPLFLGCLHGPKFFRTEIPVTILTCLLGLTNGYLTSALMILIPKIVMLQHAETAGIVSVLFLVFGLAAGSVIAWFWVI from the exons ATGGCTTTCACGGAATCGTCTCTCCTCCTTCCTTCGGTTTCAGGAaccaacaagaacaagaacaaggtTCCAGAAGACAAATGGTATTTAGCCTACATTGTGTATTTTACCCTGGGTCTCGGTTACCTTCTCCCATGGAACGCTTTCATCACCGCCGTTGATTACTTCTCCTTTCTCTACCCTGACGCCAGCGTTGACCGCATCTTCGCCGTGGTTTACATGATAGTCGGGCTGGTGGGGATCTCCCTCATAATCCTCTACAGCCACAAGTCTGACGCCTATGTGAGGATCAACGTTGGATTGGCCCTATTCGTCGTTTCGCTTCTCGTCGTTCCCCTCCTTGATGCCTTTTACATAAAGGGTCGGGTCGGGTTTTATAGCGGGTTCTACGTCACCGCCGGCGCCGTTGGACTTTCCGGCGTGGCCGATGCGTTGGTGCAGGGCTCCATTGTTGGCTCCGCGGGCGAGCTGCCCGATAGGTATATGCAAGCTGTCATCGCCGGCACTGCTGCTTCTG GAGTGCTTGTTTCTGCCCTGAGGATATTTACAAAAGCTGTTTACCCACAAGATGCCTCTGGCCTGCAAAAGAGTGCAAATCTCTACTTCTCTGTATCAATCGTGATTGTGTTCTTATGCATGGTTTTCTACAACATGGTGCACAAACTTCCTGTGATGAAGTACTATAAGGAACTTAAGGTTGAGGCAGTCACTGCAAATGAAGACAATGGTCCCCTGACTGGACCTGTCTGGAGGTCAACTGTATGGAATATTGTGCGGAGAATCAGGTGGTACGGGTTTGGCATTGTGCTCATTTATGTTGTGACTCTGGCAATATTTCCTGGTTACATTACAGAGGATGTTCACTCTCAAATTCTTAAGGATTGGTATCCAATTCTCCTAATTGCTGGCTATAATGTGTTTGATCTTGTTGGCAAGTGTCTGACTGCAGTTTACCTCCTACAGAATGCAAAAGTTGCCATAGGTGGTTGCATAGCAAGATTGTTGTTTTTCCCTCTCTTCTTAGGTTGCTTGCATGGTCCCAAATTCTTCCGGACTGAGATTCCCGTGACAATACTGACTTGCCTGTTAGGGCTTACTAATGGCTACCTAACCAGTGCATTGATGATTCTGATTCCTAAAATTGTAATGTTGCAGCATGCAGAGACTGCAGGGATTGTGAGTGTATTATTCTTAGTTTTTGGTCTAGCTGCTGGGTCTGTTATAGCTTGGTTTTGGGTCATCTGA
- the LOC100805152 gene encoding structure-specific endonuclease subunit slx1 isoform X1 has protein sequence MMGTLSTQFRSIKRPNSNPKLSKSSSPTKSEIKFNAKPKPKSESESESWSVYLILSTNHPIKTYVGITNNFPRRWCSLKQHNGELKGGAKASRAGRPWICACIICGFTDRSEASVFESKWKTFSRRAPRKNQNDNLSKQSEDSSLPLLRHRQAALNRVKGSLDCAHLEIIWHLDPL, from the exons ATGATGGGAACGCTATCTACGCAATTTCGTTCCATCAAACGCCCAAATTCAAACCCTAAACTATCCAAATCGTCATCTCctacaaaatcagaaattaaattcaacgctaaaccaaaaccaaaatcagAGTCAGAGTCAGAGTCATGGTCTGTTTATCTCATCCTCTCCACCAACCATCCTATCAAAACCTACGTTGGAATTACAAACAATTTCCCTCGCcg TTGGTGTAGTTTGAAGCAGCATAACGGTGAACTTAAAGGTGGTGCAAAGGCATCCCGTGCTGGAAGACCTTGGATTTGTGCATGCATAATTTGTGGTTTTACAGACCGAAGTGAAG CTAGTGTATTTGAATCAAAATGGAAAACTTTCTCAAGGAGAGCTCCCCGCAAAAATCAAAATGACAATCTCTCCAAGCAAAGTGAAGATTCATCATTACCACTGCTGCGACACAGACAAGCGGCTCTGAATAGAGTGAAAGGTTCACTCGACTGCGCTCACTTAGAAATTATTTGGCATTTGGATCCATTGTGA